The following coding sequences are from one Betaproteobacteria bacterium window:
- a CDS encoding uroporphyrinogen decarboxylase: MTRPRNDNFLRALLKEPTDRVPLWLMRQAGRYLPEYCETRKRAGNFLNLCKTPSLACEVTLQPLARYDLDAAILFSDILTIPDAMGLGLYFEEGEGPKFERPLREEWAINDLSAPDPYDHLRYVMDAVSEIRRALDNSVPLIGFSGSPYTLACYMVEGGGSSDFRRIKTMLYDRPDLLHRILSVTADTVTAYLNAQIDSGAQAVMVFDTWGGSLSAAAYREFSLAYMQRIVAGLKREKDGERVPCIVFTKNGGLWLESIADIGCDAVGLDWTLNIGEARRRVGDRVALQGNLDPNVLFASPAVVAAEARKVLDSFGAGNTGHVFNLGHGISQFTPPENVTVLVDTVHAYR; encoded by the coding sequence GTGACCCGACCCCGCAATGACAATTTCCTGCGCGCCCTCCTGAAGGAGCCTACAGACCGCGTTCCCCTCTGGCTCATGCGTCAGGCCGGCCGCTACCTGCCGGAGTATTGCGAGACGAGAAAGCGGGCGGGCAACTTCCTCAATCTGTGCAAGACGCCTTCCCTGGCCTGCGAGGTGACCCTGCAACCCCTGGCCCGCTACGACCTCGACGCCGCCATCCTGTTTTCCGACATCCTCACCATTCCCGATGCCATGGGCCTCGGCCTCTATTTCGAGGAAGGCGAAGGGCCCAAGTTCGAGCGCCCCCTGCGGGAGGAATGGGCGATCAATGACCTTTCGGCGCCGGACCCCTATGACCACCTGCGCTACGTCATGGATGCAGTGAGCGAAATCCGCCGCGCCCTGGACAATTCGGTTCCCCTCATCGGCTTTTCCGGCAGCCCCTACACCCTGGCCTGCTACATGGTCGAAGGCGGCGGTTCCAGCGATTTCCGCCGCATCAAGACCATGCTCTATGACCGGCCGGACCTGCTGCACCGCATCCTTTCCGTTACCGCCGACACGGTGACCGCCTACCTCAACGCCCAGATCGACAGCGGCGCCCAGGCGGTGATGGTTTTCGACACCTGGGGTGGTTCCCTGTCGGCCGCCGCCTACCGCGAATTCTCCCTCGCCTACATGCAGCGCATCGTCGCCGGTCTGAAGCGGGAAAAGGACGGGGAGCGGGTGCCCTGCATCGTCTTCACCAAGAATGGCGGTCTGTGGCTGGAAAGCATCGCCGACATCGGCTGTGACGCCGTCGGCCTCGACTGGACCCTGAACATCGGGGAAGCCCGCCGGCGGGTCGGTGACCGGGTGGCGCTGCAGGGCAATCTGGACCCCAACGTGCTTTTCGCCTCCCCCGCCGTGGTCGCCGCCGAGGCGCGCAAGGTTCTCGACAGCTTCGGTGCCGGCAACACCGGCCATGTCTTCAACCTGGGCCACGGCATTTCCCAATTCACCCCTCCGGAAAACGTGACGGTCCTGGTCGATACCGTCCACGCTTACCGCTAG
- a CDS encoding TrkH family potassium uptake protein, whose amino-acid sequence MIVMLFGLTMLLPLGLSYVVDDGAQGAYDESFALTLLCGALLWYRHRSVKRELTVRDGFLMVVLVWTVLPVFACIPFMIQIGASFTDAYFEAVSGLTTTGSTVFSGLDALPPSINLWRHQLVWVGGMGLIVLAVAILPLLGIGGRQMFKAETPGPMKDAKMTPRIAETAKGLWLVYLGISAACILGYRLAGMSWFDAVCHAFSTMGLGGFSTHDASFGHFDSTAIEAVAIFFMLLAGINFATHFLAVNGRSLRPYLGDPEAGWYLAVVLASVLMVALYIWKAGAYPDLGTALRHAAFNLVSIATTTGYASVDFAQWPIFAPLWMLFLSSFATSAGSTGGGIKMIRALLLYKQVYRELLRAMHPAAVYNVRVGGQVAPQSILFAVLAFGFMYMVSIVSMTLILAFTGLDIVTAFTAVVASVNNTGPGLGQVGPSTTYEVLSDAQTWVCTFAMLLGRLEIFTLLVVFTPAFWRK is encoded by the coding sequence ATGATCGTCATGCTCTTCGGGCTGACCATGCTGCTCCCGCTGGGCCTGTCCTACGTGGTGGACGACGGTGCCCAGGGCGCCTACGACGAGTCCTTCGCCCTGACTCTGCTATGCGGTGCCTTGCTCTGGTACCGCCACCGCAGCGTGAAGCGCGAGCTCACCGTGCGCGACGGTTTCCTGATGGTCGTGTTGGTATGGACTGTCCTGCCCGTCTTCGCCTGCATTCCCTTCATGATCCAGATAGGGGCGAGCTTCACCGATGCCTATTTCGAGGCGGTATCGGGCCTGACCACCACCGGCTCCACGGTTTTTTCGGGCCTCGATGCCCTGCCTCCGTCTATCAACCTCTGGCGCCACCAACTGGTCTGGGTCGGAGGCATGGGCCTCATCGTTCTTGCGGTGGCCATCCTGCCCCTGCTGGGCATCGGCGGAAGGCAGATGTTCAAGGCCGAGACGCCCGGACCGATGAAGGACGCCAAGATGACCCCGCGCATCGCCGAAACCGCCAAGGGCTTGTGGCTCGTCTATCTGGGCATCTCGGCGGCCTGCATCCTGGGATACCGCCTGGCCGGAATGAGCTGGTTTGACGCCGTCTGCCACGCATTCTCTACCATGGGCCTGGGGGGCTTCTCGACCCACGACGCCAGCTTTGGCCACTTCGATTCCACGGCCATCGAGGCGGTGGCCATCTTTTTCATGCTCCTGGCAGGGATCAACTTCGCCACCCATTTCCTTGCGGTCAACGGGCGCTCGCTACGGCCCTACCTTGGCGACCCGGAGGCCGGATGGTACTTGGCCGTGGTGCTAGCGAGTGTTCTGATGGTGGCTCTCTACATCTGGAAGGCTGGCGCCTATCCCGATCTGGGCACAGCCCTGCGCCACGCCGCCTTCAACCTGGTTTCCATCGCCACCACCACCGGCTACGCCAGCGTCGATTTTGCCCAGTGGCCCATCTTTGCACCCCTGTGGATGCTATTCCTGTCCAGCTTCGCCACCAGTGCCGGGTCCACGGGGGGAGGCATCAAGATGATCCGTGCGCTCTTGCTCTACAAGCAGGTCTATCGGGAACTGCTGCGGGCCATGCACCCCGCTGCGGTATACAACGTGCGGGTGGGCGGCCAGGTCGCGCCCCAGAGCATTCTGTTCGCCGTGCTGGCCTTCGGCTTCATGTACATGGTGAGCATTGTCTCGATGACCCTGATTCTTGCGTTCACGGGACTGGACATCGTCACAGCCTTCACCGCCGTCGTCGCCAGTGTCAATAACACCGGCCCCGGCCTCGGCCAGGTAGGGCCCTCGACTACTTATGAAGTGCTGAGCGACGCCCAAACCTGGGTCTGCACCTTTGCCATGCTCCTTGGGCGGCTGGAAATCTTCACCCTCCTCGTGGTCTTCACCCCCGCCTTCTGGCGCAAGTGA